A single region of the Myxococcales bacterium genome encodes:
- a CDS encoding tetratricopeptide repeat protein has protein sequence MKETSPDTAPRVLLPRGKRLFFALVLTAAVLGAATLIVAFLEARGWIDTQRPEDRVAYPPVDWLRLEDGPHGKVYRLTDANMVASTFPLRKEPGVVRVFVTGESFAMGTPYAHQDRAKNLGGDLPNWIRALLETRFPSRRFEVVNAAAGAQNSTRVAEIARQLVRLDTDLLILATGNNEGYVPPTQYNALLHRWVLYRLLKKGIRPSPAAQGNYFSPADADTAAIRRAFQRNIRVIGEAARERGVKLVLATLPINLRYDAKQSPYPLPENDAALTEGRRLLAAGKYAAALKVLAESRHTAYSLLYMGRCAEALGRWDDARQYYKLAVEQRPTSQMRPSFNQFLRDYATENRFALADLENLLEQAAPHGLPGSELFVDVCHLNWRGYHQAAHGIVAAILQAGLTAAGPGEPRPEPSLDELLQKYGWEWLRMLPEGRENDQPV, from the coding sequence ATGAAAGAAACGTCGCCCGACACCGCGCCGAGAGTTTTGCTGCCGCGCGGCAAACGGTTGTTTTTCGCCCTGGTGCTGACGGCGGCCGTTCTGGGCGCGGCGACGCTGATCGTGGCTTTTCTGGAAGCGCGGGGTTGGATCGACACGCAGCGGCCGGAGGATCGGGTGGCGTATCCGCCGGTCGATTGGCTACGGCTGGAAGACGGTCCGCACGGCAAGGTTTACCGTCTGACCGACGCCAATATGGTCGCCTCGACGTTTCCGCTGCGGAAGGAACCGGGCGTCGTTCGCGTCTTCGTCACCGGCGAATCCTTCGCCATGGGTACGCCGTACGCCCATCAGGATCGCGCGAAAAATCTCGGCGGCGATCTGCCCAACTGGATTCGCGCCCTGCTGGAAACGCGGTTTCCGTCGCGCCGGTTCGAGGTCGTCAACGCCGCCGCCGGCGCGCAAAATTCCACGCGGGTCGCCGAGATCGCGCGGCAACTCGTGCGACTCGACACCGATCTGCTGATTCTTGCCACCGGCAACAACGAAGGCTACGTGCCGCCGACCCAATACAACGCGCTGTTGCATCGGTGGGTGCTGTATCGCCTGTTGAAAAAGGGCATTCGGCCGTCGCCCGCCGCCCAGGGCAATTATTTTTCGCCGGCTGACGCCGATACCGCCGCGATCCGCCGGGCTTTTCAGCGGAATATCCGCGTGATCGGCGAGGCGGCGCGCGAGCGGGGCGTGAAGCTGGTTCTGGCCACGCTGCCGATCAATTTGCGCTACGACGCGAAGCAATCGCCGTATCCGCTGCCGGAGAACGACGCGGCCCTGACGGAAGGCCGCCGCCTGCTGGCCGCCGGAAAGTACGCGGCGGCGCTGAAAGTATTGGCCGAGAGCCGCCACACCGCGTACAGCCTGCTCTATATGGGACGTTGCGCCGAGGCGCTCGGCCGGTGGGACGATGCCCGTCAGTACTACAAGCTGGCGGTCGAGCAGCGGCCGACTTCCCAGATGCGGCCGTCATTCAATCAATTCCTGCGCGACTACGCGACGGAAAACCGGTTCGCCCTGGCCGATCTGGAAAACCTGCTGGAGCAAGCCGCGCCGCACGGCCTGCCCGGCTCTGAGTTGTTCGTCGATGTCTGCCACCTGAACTGGCGCGGCTATCACCAGGCCGCGCATGGGATCGTCGCGGCCATCCTCCAGGCGGGGCTGACGGCCGCCGGCCCCGGCGAACCGCGGCCGGAACCTTCGCTCGACGAGTTGCTGCAAAAATACGGCTGGGAGTGGTTGCGGATGCTGCCGGAAGGCCGGGAGAACGATCAACCGGTTTGA
- a CDS encoding methyltransferase domain-containing protein — protein MFARWQARMLKNPTGLFARWYLGPLWNRRNAVLNDAALEELLKFPGGRVLEIGFGGGYLLERLAATANDAVLHGVDASPTLVHFVSRRLRPLIRAQKLTLHCATAEALPFPDAAFDQVVSVNSLFYWDDPSRGFAEIRRGLATPGRLVLCLTEKESLRVKKFSRHGLKLFEAEELERLLAAANFTGIRCERRQDAYRRFLLITANAR, from the coding sequence ATGTTCGCTCGCTGGCAAGCCCGGATGCTGAAAAACCCCACCGGCCTTTTCGCCCGGTGGTATCTGGGGCCCCTGTGGAACCGGCGGAATGCCGTGCTGAACGACGCGGCGCTCGAAGAGTTGCTAAAATTCCCCGGCGGCCGGGTATTGGAAATCGGGTTCGGCGGCGGCTACCTGTTGGAGCGTTTGGCCGCCACGGCCAACGATGCGGTCCTCCACGGCGTCGACGCCTCGCCGACGCTCGTTCATTTCGTCTCGCGGCGCCTGCGGCCGCTGATCCGCGCGCAAAAATTGACTTTGCATTGCGCGACCGCCGAAGCGCTCCCCTTTCCGGACGCCGCTTTCGATCAAGTCGTTTCCGTCAATTCGTTGTTCTATTGGGACGACCCGTCGCGCGGTTTCGCCGAAATCCGCCGCGGGCTCGCCACGCCCGGCCGCCTCGTGCTGTGCCTGACCGAAAAGGAAAGCCTGCGGGTAAAAAAATTCAGCCGCCACGGCCTGAAGCTTTTCGAAGCGGAGGAACTCGAACGCCTGCTCGCGGCAGCGAATTTCACCGGCATCCGTTGCGAACGGCGCCAGGACGCCTACCGCCGTTTTCTTCTCATTACCGCGAATGCACGCTGA
- a CDS encoding TetR/AcrR family transcriptional regulator, whose protein sequence is MRLTSPSVSISLELLTRCAVKHGRRQATVSPLRKQRDFDRKESTRQELLDAAIDVFCDKGYHFSLISDIVTKAGVGQGTFYRHFKSKRDLIDSIMDEFGRMMLGQFDFMTVHLPANADEYREASKNAIQAMATLLEKNRKLALLLLREAPTVDRDFEQRVNELYNQFAGLAAFYLDYAVDRGFARPCNTTMVAQAIVGMGLRHINLWLHDETNRTDIHELINELVDFAFLGFGA, encoded by the coding sequence ATGAGATTGACTAGTCCGTCCGTTTCGATTAGCCTGGAGTTGTTGACGCGATGCGCCGTTAAACATGGTAGGAGGCAAGCCACGGTTTCTCCACTGCGAAAACAGCGGGATTTCGACCGCAAGGAAAGCACCCGGCAGGAACTGCTGGACGCCGCCATCGACGTGTTCTGTGACAAAGGCTATCACTTCAGCCTCATTTCCGACATTGTCACGAAAGCCGGCGTCGGCCAGGGAACGTTCTACCGCCATTTCAAAAGCAAGCGCGACCTGATCGATTCCATCATGGACGAGTTCGGCCGGATGATGCTGGGCCAGTTCGATTTCATGACCGTCCACCTGCCCGCCAACGCCGACGAGTACCGGGAGGCCAGCAAAAACGCCATTCAGGCGATGGCCACGCTGCTGGAAAAAAACCGCAAGCTGGCCTTGCTGCTGTTGCGGGAAGCCCCGACCGTGGATCGCGACTTCGAGCAACGCGTCAACGAGTTGTACAACCAGTTTGCCGGTCTGGCCGCATTTTATCTGGATTACGCGGTCGACCGGGGATTCGCCCGGCCTTGCAACACCACCATGGTGGCTCAGGCCATCGTGGGAATGGGGTTGCGCCACATCAACCTTTGGCTGCACGACGAAACGAACCGGACGGACATTCACGAGTTGATCAACGAACTGGTGGATTTCGCATTTTTGGGCTTTGGCGCCTGA
- a CDS encoding radical SAM protein, with protein MVTVGRYPFERQESDHSPDRNPRLHADQLHLLKIQRTCVHDGPGIRTTVFFFGCGLRCAWCQNPEALSLKADDATGEFRSVDEIVEIITRDKDYYIKTGGGVTLSGGDPLLQDPATLIPLLKKLRKEKIHVAVETSLHVPWKNVEKLAPYISLFLVDLKIVGNDLLHKKYTHQTTGLIHGNIKKLLALKAKVKFRMVIVPGYNDADDHLRAAAKFLKSVGHRSLELLKYHSMYEEKARRLGIERESLHIGNDQALAAVKNAVRVFADQKIKAECYDLDAPRHKAVFTPRVYDIQKAIRESDHSLCFEVSRLKTAFYKKNGFDQPNPIHRAKRLAYVLQNKQVIVYPGELLVGNFTSKRRGAQVWEEHYGILLGSILHQIDTQEPVPFKCSREDKIDFYRNILPFWMKHCLLRKVYPTIHDFRLPLARISEMNTGFNNNLSAIAHFVVNYERILKYGTTGLIAEIEATQKEKPENNRDFYLGAIIGLKALETFAENYANSLAALSRKEADPIRRRELEEMAAICRWVPKNPARTYHEALQSMMFLHIAICIESYENAISPGRLDQILNPYYEKDKAAGLIDYEKAKELLALFILKLDESILANDGNTYMRFGRLFETMSIDQTITAGGLDKDGKDATNDLTYALLDICELQPYAANMTARIHPDSPPEYLDRLAEVYINGAPMPALYNDEIYLETLQKHYDTTLEDARNYAIIGCVEPNASDDHYGNTDCANMNVTLPFLQALKGEEDDLWNFGIPDQVEKIATKFIDFNFDGKDGGISQAVTANYHKVRDLFKKSRAAKPNPPADMNELLARFQRRLNHLATAILTDHQTIEKAIRENFTTPLASTLFKSCIERGKDVTEGGARFNSSGIQAVGITDVADSLHAIDEVVFKQQRYTLLEIIDAIEHDFVGENRPQIREALLAVPKFGQDESPAAVAWVNRTLQAYTDALKQVPNCPRNGIYAAGYYALNVNDIYGKKTPALPSGRLRGVPLANSVTPHYGMQFADLLSSLNSVAGVDFVEYAPNGTTVTFTIDAALFQGPGGVRNLASIFSTYFKKGGMQFQPNVINREILLDAYEHPEKYPYLLVRVAGYCAYFNDLSDDLKKIIINRTCYS; from the coding sequence ATGGTGACCGTCGGCCGCTATCCTTTCGAACGACAAGAATCCGATCACTCCCCCGACCGGAATCCCCGCCTGCACGCGGACCAACTGCACTTGTTGAAAATCCAGCGCACCTGCGTCCACGACGGCCCGGGCATCCGCACGACCGTTTTCTTTTTCGGCTGCGGGTTGCGCTGCGCCTGGTGCCAGAATCCCGAGGCGCTTTCGCTGAAAGCCGACGACGCGACCGGCGAGTTTCGTTCGGTCGACGAGATCGTCGAAATCATTACGCGCGACAAGGACTACTACATTAAAACGGGCGGCGGCGTGACGTTGAGCGGCGGCGACCCGCTGCTGCAGGATCCGGCGACGCTGATCCCCCTGCTGAAAAAATTGCGGAAGGAAAAAATCCACGTCGCGGTCGAAACCTCGTTGCACGTGCCCTGGAAAAACGTCGAAAAACTGGCGCCGTACATCTCCCTCTTTCTCGTCGATCTGAAAATCGTCGGCAACGATCTGCTGCACAAGAAATACACCCACCAGACCACCGGCCTGATCCACGGCAACATCAAAAAGCTGCTTGCGCTGAAGGCCAAGGTCAAATTCCGCATGGTGATCGTTCCCGGCTACAACGACGCCGACGACCATCTCCGGGCGGCCGCCAAATTTCTGAAGTCCGTCGGCCACCGCTCGCTCGAACTGCTGAAGTACCACAGCATGTATGAGGAAAAAGCCCGCCGGCTGGGCATCGAGCGTGAATCGTTGCACATCGGGAACGACCAGGCCCTCGCCGCGGTTAAAAACGCGGTGCGGGTGTTCGCCGACCAAAAGATCAAGGCCGAGTGCTACGACCTGGACGCGCCCCGGCACAAAGCGGTTTTCACGCCGCGCGTTTACGACATCCAAAAGGCGATCCGGGAAAGCGATCACAGCCTTTGCTTCGAGGTGTCCCGCCTGAAAACGGCCTTCTACAAGAAAAACGGCTTCGACCAGCCCAACCCGATTCACCGGGCCAAGCGCCTCGCCTACGTGTTGCAAAACAAGCAGGTCATCGTTTATCCGGGCGAATTGCTGGTCGGCAATTTCACCTCGAAACGGCGCGGCGCCCAGGTGTGGGAAGAGCACTACGGCATTCTGCTGGGTTCCATTCTCCACCAGATCGACACCCAGGAGCCGGTGCCCTTCAAGTGCAGCCGGGAAGATAAGATCGACTTTTATCGCAATATTCTGCCGTTCTGGATGAAGCATTGCCTTTTACGGAAAGTCTATCCCACGATCCACGACTTCCGCCTGCCCCTGGCCCGGATTTCCGAGATGAATACCGGGTTCAACAACAACCTGTCGGCGATCGCGCATTTCGTCGTCAACTATGAACGCATCCTCAAATACGGCACGACGGGCCTCATCGCCGAGATCGAGGCGACGCAAAAGGAAAAACCCGAAAACAACCGGGACTTCTACCTCGGCGCGATCATCGGCCTGAAAGCGCTGGAGACTTTCGCCGAAAATTACGCCAACAGCCTGGCCGCCCTGAGCCGGAAAGAAGCCGACCCGATCCGCCGCCGGGAACTGGAGGAAATGGCCGCCATCTGTCGTTGGGTTCCGAAGAACCCGGCCCGCACCTACCATGAAGCCTTGCAGAGCATGATGTTTCTGCACATCGCCATCTGCATCGAATCCTACGAAAACGCCATTTCCCCCGGCCGCCTCGATCAGATCCTCAATCCCTATTACGAAAAGGACAAAGCGGCCGGCCTCATCGATTACGAGAAAGCGAAGGAGTTGTTGGCGCTGTTCATCCTCAAGCTGGACGAATCCATCCTGGCCAACGACGGCAACACCTATATGCGTTTCGGCCGGCTTTTCGAAACCATGTCGATCGACCAGACCATTACGGCGGGTGGGCTGGACAAGGACGGCAAGGACGCCACCAACGACCTGACCTACGCGCTGCTGGATATCTGCGAATTGCAGCCCTACGCCGCGAACATGACGGCCCGCATCCATCCCGACAGCCCGCCCGAATACCTGGACCGGCTGGCGGAAGTGTACATCAACGGCGCGCCCATGCCGGCGTTGTACAACGACGAGATTTATCTCGAAACCCTGCAAAAGCACTACGACACGACGCTGGAAGACGCCCGCAACTACGCGATCATCGGCTGCGTCGAACCCAACGCCTCGGACGATCACTACGGCAACACCGACTGCGCCAACATGAACGTCACCCTGCCCTTCCTGCAGGCGCTGAAGGGCGAAGAGGACGACCTGTGGAATTTCGGCATCCCCGACCAGGTGGAAAAAATCGCCACCAAATTCATCGATTTCAACTTCGACGGGAAAGACGGCGGGATCTCCCAGGCGGTCACCGCCAACTATCACAAGGTCCGCGACCTGTTTAAAAAATCGCGCGCGGCCAAGCCCAATCCGCCCGCCGACATGAATGAACTGCTGGCGCGGTTCCAGCGGCGGTTGAACCACCTGGCGACCGCCATCCTGACCGATCACCAGACGATCGAAAAAGCCATCCGGGAAAACTTCACGACGCCCCTCGCCTCGACGCTCTTTAAAAGCTGCATCGAGCGCGGCAAGGACGTGACCGAGGGCGGCGCCCGCTTCAACAGCAGCGGCATCCAGGCCGTGGGCATCACGGACGTCGCGGATTCGCTGCACGCCATCGACGAGGTCGTCTTCAAGCAACAACGCTACACGCTACTGGAAATCATCGACGCCATCGAACACGACTTCGTCGGGGAGAATCGCCCGCAAATCCGCGAAGCCTTGCTGGCCGTGCCGAAATTCGGCCAGGACGAATCGCCGGCCGCGGTCGCCTGGGTGAACCGGACCTTGCAGGCGTATACCGACGCCCTGAAACAGGTGCCGAACTGCCCGCGCAACGGCATTTACGCCGCCGGCTATTACGCGCTCAACGTCAACGACATTTACGGCAAGAAGACACCGGCCCTGCCCTCCGGCCGCTTGCGCGGCGTTCCGTTGGCCAACAGCGTCACGCCGCACTATGGCATGCAGTTCGCCGATCTGCTCTCGTCGCTGAATTCCGTCGCCGGGGTCGATTTCGTCGAGTACGCGCCGAACGGCACCACGGTCACCTTCACGATCGACGCCGCGCTGTTCCAGGGACCGGGCGGGGTCCGCAATCTGGCGAGCATCTTCAGCACCTATTTCAAGAAGGGCGGCATGCAGTTCCAGCCCAACGTCATCAACCGGGAAATCCTGCTGGATGCGTACGAGCACCCGGAGAAATATCCCTATTTGCTGGTGCGGGTCGCCGGTTACTGCGCGTACTTCAACGACCTCTCCGACGACTTGAAAAAGATCATCATCAATCGCACTTGTTACAGTTGA
- a CDS encoding dienelactone hydrolase family protein: protein MKTMILALILTTLAATSAWAKIVVEPAPYSHAGTTLAGRLVYDDTGKDKRPGVLVVHQWMGPTDYELGRAKQLAELGYVALVADIYGQDLRPKNPAEAGAAAGKFRADRALLRAVTAAGLARLKASPLVDARRVAAIGYCFGGGAVLELARGGADLAGVVSFHGNLDTPNPADAKQIKTRLLVLQGADDPVVPPAQVALFKKEMDDAKVDYRFVSYPGAVHAFTQKEAGSDPAKGVAYNAAADADSWREMVAFFATIFR, encoded by the coding sequence ATGAAAACGATGATTCTGGCGTTAATTCTGACGACGCTGGCCGCGACCTCGGCCTGGGCGAAAATCGTGGTCGAACCGGCGCCCTATTCGCATGCGGGAACCACCTTGGCCGGCCGGCTGGTTTACGACGATACCGGGAAGGACAAGCGTCCCGGCGTGCTGGTCGTTCATCAATGGATGGGGCCGACCGATTACGAATTGGGACGGGCCAAACAACTGGCGGAACTCGGTTACGTGGCGTTGGTCGCGGATATCTACGGCCAGGATTTGCGGCCGAAAAACCCGGCGGAGGCGGGCGCGGCCGCCGGTAAATTCCGGGCCGACCGGGCGCTGTTGCGCGCCGTCACCGCGGCGGGGCTGGCCCGGCTCAAAGCCAGTCCTCTGGTTGATGCCAGGCGCGTGGCGGCCATCGGCTATTGCTTCGGCGGCGGTGCGGTGCTCGAACTGGCCCGCGGCGGCGCGGATCTGGCCGGCGTCGTCAGCTTTCACGGCAATCTGGATACGCCCAACCCGGCGGACGCCAAACAGATCAAGACCCGGCTGTTGGTCCTGCAAGGGGCCGACGATCCGGTCGTTCCGCCGGCGCAGGTCGCGTTGTTCAAGAAGGAAATGGACGACGCCAAGGTCGATTATCGTTTCGTTTCCTACCCGGGAGCGGTTCACGCCTTCACGCAAAAAGAGGCCGGGAGCGATCCGGCCAAGGGCGTGGCTTACAACGCCGCGGCCGACGCCGATTCGTGGCGGGAAATGGTCGCGTTTTTCGCGACAATCTTCCGCTAA
- a CDS encoding alpha/beta hydrolase: protein MRELWFTGDRTKLFVVEDGAGRPVVMLHGGLADHTAAWGLVAPLAARFRVVAPDLRASGKSWDARPLSWNRLADDLAALLDRLEAPRAVVGGVSGGTGVALRFALRRPERVAGLVMAMPVYAGAQRGLTEVQRMAFGLADALGRRAPAEGVDVLRPLYGNLPPEMRDQALAMLDGFDAGSIAATTAFLAAGAQPFDDFAELRALAVPTLLQPGGDDLHPAAVAALYAKAIPGCRTLAPGADFAAALADFCDHDAQW, encoded by the coding sequence ATGCGCGAATTATGGTTTACCGGCGATCGGACCAAACTGTTTGTCGTCGAGGACGGCGCCGGTCGCCCGGTGGTCATGCTGCACGGCGGGCTGGCCGATCATACGGCCGCTTGGGGCCTGGTGGCGCCGCTGGCGGCGCGGTTTCGCGTCGTGGCGCCCGATCTGCGCGCCAGCGGCAAATCGTGGGATGCGCGGCCGCTTTCGTGGAATAGGCTTGCCGACGATCTGGCGGCGCTTCTGGATCGACTCGAAGCGCCCCGCGCCGTGGTCGGCGGCGTTTCCGGCGGGACGGGGGTCGCGCTTCGTTTCGCCTTGCGCCGGCCGGAGCGGGTCGCGGGACTGGTAATGGCGATGCCGGTATACGCCGGCGCTCAACGCGGATTGACCGAGGTGCAACGGATGGCGTTCGGCCTGGCCGACGCGCTCGGCCGCCGCGCCCCGGCCGAGGGAGTCGACGTGTTGCGCCCGCTGTACGGGAACCTGCCGCCCGAGATGCGGGATCAAGCTTTGGCCATGTTGGACGGTTTCGACGCGGGCAGCATCGCCGCGACGACGGCGTTCCTGGCCGCGGGCGCCCAGCCGTTCGATGATTTCGCTGAATTGCGCGCGCTGGCGGTGCCGACTCTGTTGCAGCCTGGCGGTGACGACTTGCATCCCGCCGCGGTGGCGGCGCTCTATGCCAAAGCGATTCCCGGTTGCCGCACGCTGGCCCCCGGCGCGGATTTCGCTGCCGCCCTGGCCGACTTTTGCGACCACGATGCGCAGTGGTAG
- a CDS encoding DUF1566 domain-containing protein, whose product MTGDRFIWGLVLFAFLTLAAFTCGDDDDNDNDDDTGGDDDAGDDTAADTVPAGQVWLDSSTGLTWQVQAQDEENRMLWNEAKSYCERMVGGGFTDWRLPTITELRSLVRGCPNMEEDGACGVTENCIVESCLDDCIRCYCGDGPADGYYWPNELSGSDNGYWSTTPIQYPDGDTTLGVWLLGFGCAEIFPESKGFMAQAFFCVRG is encoded by the coding sequence ATGACCGGCGATCGGTTTATCTGGGGACTTGTACTCTTCGCTTTTTTGACGTTGGCGGCCTTTACCTGCGGCGACGACGACGACAATGACAACGACGACGACACCGGCGGTGACGACGACGCGGGCGATGACACTGCGGCCGATACCGTTCCCGCGGGCCAAGTGTGGCTGGATTCCTCGACCGGGCTGACCTGGCAGGTCCAGGCCCAGGATGAGGAAAACCGGATGCTCTGGAATGAAGCGAAATCCTATTGCGAACGGATGGTCGGCGGCGGTTTCACCGATTGGCGGTTGCCGACGATCACCGAACTTCGCTCGTTGGTACGCGGTTGTCCGAACATGGAGGAAGACGGCGCTTGCGGGGTGACGGAAAACTGTATCGTCGAATCGTGTTTGGACGATTGCATTCGTTGCTATTGCGGGGATGGGCCGGCGGACGGGTATTATTGGCCGAACGAGCTGAGCGGCAGCGACAACGGATACTGGTCGACGACGCCGATCCAATATCCAGACGGGGATACGACCTTGGGAGTCTGGCTGCTTGGTTTCGGTTGCGCGGAAATTTTTCCCGAAAGCAAGGGTTTCATGGCGCAAGCCTTTTTCTGCGTGCGCGGCTGA